The following DNA comes from Acholeplasma equirhinis.
ATTAGTCTATATGTCCATGAGGATATCATTAATGATGTGATTAATGGTTTACCCAAAAAATAAAGCACTCCGATGAGTGCTTTTTTTCTTAACTGTTTTTAAATTTCCAATTAACTAAGATGAATATGCCTAATACAACTATCATATAAATGTTAAACAAAAAGTCCATTCCAAATGGAATTATAGAAGCTAAGGATACAAACAGTAAATAGATCACTACCGTTAGAAGTGCGACTTTTTTCTTCAAGAATGCAAGTAAACCTAAGATAGTAAATACTACCGGACCAATTAAAAGAAATAATAATGCACCAATATCATGGACACCATAGTAATTTACGTTCATCTCTAGAAACACATAAATGACACTTAGTAAGACCAATGGAAGCCATTTAAAACTTATTCTCTTTCTAATCATCATGATGATTGAGATCGTTAAGATATTAACCAAGTTTAAAACTACTAAAAATTCTATCATTCTTGATGCTTGACCAATTATTAAGAATAAAAGTAAATTTGAAATAGCAATCATCGAACCAACAAAAATAGTATCAATAGTTATTTTAAACTTATCAAAAATTGTGGGGTAATGGATCATTTTACGGTGAATTGTATTTACAATTATTATAATTAAACCTGCAATTAAACCGCTAAATAAAGCCCATAATAAATACCAGTCGAATCTAATAATGCCTATTATCCAACCATTTTGAGTTAAATAAAAATAATGCCCAGCAATATAAGGTGAATATAAGAATACGGTTAATATCTGTGCAAAATATGTCCATTTTGTTTGATTGTATAAAACTCTTTTTTCTTCATCTGTAAAAACAGATTTTTCAATAAAGAATGTTCTTAGAACAATGTATAGAATCAATCCTGCAAAATTGAATATAAGTAATGGAATTAATCCATACCAAATTGCATCAGCTTTATCACTTTTTAAGTTAATAACAAGAATGGATAAAAGTAATCCAAAGTACATTCCTATTACATTCAGATTAGAATATAACTTGAATCTTGATACATGATTCTTAGGTGATGATTGTTTCACAATACCAATTCTTTCGCCTTTTAAAAGTTCATCAACTGAAACACCTAAAACCTCTGATAATTTAGGTAGTAAGGTAACTTCAGGAAACCCTTCTCCTGTTTCCCATCTTGAGATAGCTTTATCAGTTACCCCGATTAAATCTGCTAATTCATTTTGGGTTAATCTTTTTTCTTTTCTAATACTTTGAATAAATGCTCCACATTTTTTTGCATCCATACTTATCACCTCAAGTTCATTCTAACAACCAAGAATTAAACTTCCTACCTATTAATTAAAGAAACGACTCCACGATTCGTAGAATTTGCTATAATAAGCCATTTTCTTCGAAGAAATCAAACAATTTGTCTTCTTCAATATGTGGAGCAATCAACTTTTTGATATCACTTGCTTCATCTTGCCATCTTGAGTTACCCATTAAAATACCATGGTCTGCAAGTTTAATCATTTCTAAATCATTTTGGCCATCCCCGACACAAATAAGTTCATAACCTTCATAATTTTTCATAACAATCTTAACAGCATTTTCTTTAGATATTCTTGGATACACTAAATCAACACCACCATAGTGCCAAAAATAATGTTTGAACTGTGGATATGATTTTGCAATCTTACTCAATTCTTCTTGATCTTTATGGAATACCCATAATTGGTAAACATGATTTTCTTTATAAAATTCAGGATCAACAAGTGGTTTAATTGATGTATAACCTTTTAATGCATATTCAATATGTTCATCAAATAATGAAACTGCTTCTTTATCAAATCCGACCATACCCATTGAAATACCACGTTCTTTAGTATCTTCAATAACCATTTTTACGTCATCGTCATCAATCGGATCTTCGTAAAT
Coding sequences within:
- a CDS encoding HAD family hydrolase: MKRVYVFDVDNTLRSTKQQRVLPQTVKLIETLRKNKDYVLVLATGRGPSKMDVLDEYRHLFDYLIMVNGAVVLKGDEIIYEDPIDDDDVKMVIEDTKERGISMGMVGFDKEAVSLFDEHIEYALKGYTSIKPLVDPEFYKENHVYQLWVFHKDQEELSKIAKSYPQFKHYFWHYGGVDLVYPRISKENAVKIVMKNYEGYELICVGDGQNDLEMIKLADHGILMGNSRWQDEASDIKKLIAPHIEEDKLFDFFEENGLL
- a CDS encoding helix-turn-helix domain-containing protein; translated protein: MDAKKCGAFIQSIRKEKRLTQNELADLIGVTDKAISRWETGEGFPEVTLLPKLSEVLGVSVDELLKGERIGIVKQSSPKNHVSRFKLYSNLNVIGMYFGLLLSILVINLKSDKADAIWYGLIPLLIFNFAGLILYIVLRTFFIEKSVFTDEEKRVLYNQTKWTYFAQILTVFLYSPYIAGHYFYLTQNGWIIGIIRFDWYLLWALFSGLIAGLIIIIVNTIHRKMIHYPTIFDKFKITIDTIFVGSMIAISNLLLFLIIGQASRMIEFLVVLNLVNILTISIIMMIRKRISFKWLPLVLLSVIYVFLEMNVNYYGVHDIGALLFLLIGPVVFTILGLLAFLKKKVALLTVVIYLLFVSLASIIPFGMDFLFNIYMIVVLGIFILVNWKFKNS